GAGGCTCGTTATGCTTGATCAACAGTACCTTTGCTGTATACAGTGGTTTTTCAGGaggtcatgtaatgtaatgtacggGGCTATTTCTTTAACACATTGAATATCTACTGTTCATTGATAATCACACACACTACCGACGTCCATAAACTGTGCAGTGGGAGACGGTGAGGATGAGGTGGTGATAGCTGTGGATGGAGAGCGCTATGACGTACATGTCAAGGAGAGGAAGCGCTACGCTGTGTACTGGGACCAAGGCCCCACGGAAGTACGCCGCTGTACCTGGTTCTATAAAGGGGACAAAGACACCAGGTTCATGCCTTACTCTGAGGACTTCAGCAAGAGTCTGGAGGTAGTCTGACCCCGACCCTCAACCTTCACCATCACACTCATTGCTGCAACTTCTGACTTTATTCTCTTCCCAAACTTTGCTTGTTTCTCACTAACTTGTTTCCAATCTGTTTGTCTTGGATCCTTTGCCTCTCATCCTCCAATTTTTCAGGAGGCCTATATGATATCAGTTACCTTGGATGAATGGAAAAGGAAACTGGACTTTCCCAATGGAGAGACTGTCATCCTACACAATCCCAAGGTTAGGCCGGCTTTTGATAAACATTACTATGTGCACTAAAACTATATAGATGACAAAGTCACACCATGGCTTTTGTAGTTTAATTAACATTAGGTACATTGTTTCCTTCTTATaatcatcttctccttcatttTCATGCTCCTTTCTCAGCTTATAATGCAGTATCAGCCAATGGGATTGCAGGATGAGTGGCCGTCCTCCCCCTCGGAGCAGAACCGGCCTCAAACAGTCAAGAGAGGAGTGAACAACATCTCTGTAGAAATACCtgatggtatgtgtgtgtctgtgtgtatgccAGTAAGAAATAAACTGGAATGTAAGCTCATGTAAGTATTATCCAAAGTTAAGacgtatttctgtgtgttttctcaggtGAACCAGAAAAGGTGGACCACCTCGTCTTTATGGTCCATGGCATCGGCCCTGCATGTGACTTGCGCTTCCGATCCATCATACAGTGCGGTGAGtgtaagattttctttttttgtgtgtctatatatatgtgtgtgtgtgtgtgtgtgtgtgacactttttcttcttgtctctcCAGTAAATGACTTCAGGAGTGCTACCCTGTCCCTCCTGGCCTCTCATTATAAGCGTGCCCAGCAGGATGGCCAGGTAGGAAGAGTGGAGTTCCTCCCAGTCAACTGGCACAGTGCTCTACATGGGGATGCCACCGGTGTGGACGAGTAAgtctggagagagacagagagtgaacGAAACAAGATCTCGCTTTTTTACAATACTATGTAGTATTTCTCCAGTGATTCtcaaactcctttttttttcctgccttccCCGACTCCAGGGACATCCAGAGGATCACTCTACCCAGCATCAGCAGGCTGAGACATTTCACCAACGACACTCTGCTGGACCTGTTTTTCTATAACAGCCCCACCTACTGCCAGACCATAGTGGACACAGTGGCCTCAGAGATCAACAAGCTCCACACCCTCTTCAAACAGAGACACTCAGAGTTCAATGGGGCTGTTTCAGTAGTGGGCCATAGTCTGGGTGAGACAtggacaaacaaagaaacaaacagggTCCCAAGTAAGTACAAATATGCTGAATTTAAACGTTTATCCTTTTGATCTCTTGTTCCTCAGGTTCCCTTATCCTGTTTGATCTGCTAACCAATCAGAGGACTGGATCAGAAGCCAGAGAGGGGGTATGATGAGATTAACAGTAAAAGATTACACCAGCATATAGATACAAAGAATGCCACTTTATCTTcatgtagaaaagaaaatccacctccctttctccctccctgtgCTCTAGGTGCCCTCTGGTGAGCCCTTACATCTGAACAGTGACACACTGCAGCAGGCGCTGACCAGACTGGGTCTACAGCAGTACCTGGATACACTTCAGGCAGAAAACCTAGACCTGGAGTCACTGgtaaaacacatacacaaacacaatggaCATGCAAATTCAAGAGTAATCAGGGTCTGaaattatttacttattttactgcCACAGTGGCAGGTgagaaaaagtaataatttcTACCAAGCATTACTACTATCCActcactttgtctgtctgccacTTCTGAAATCTATGTATAACGCTTTAGAATTGTAAACACTTAGTCAGCGTATACAGAATATTTCATGTACCCTTAATCCCTTACAGCCCTCAGCCtttgcttttaaaaagtaatatttcctAATATAAACAAAACCTATCTGCCAAGCAGGTAGGTCATTTAATTCCAagtgtaatatatttttaaaaaacgcaTCGATCTTCTCTTTAGGCCCTCTGCCAGGATGATGATCTCAAAGATTTAGGTATTCCTCTTGGACCTCGGAAGAAGATCCTAAACTACGTCAGGAAGAAATGGCTTCCAGAGGTCAGAGAGCTTGAAACTatacttggtttttttgttttggaacaTATGACCATTGcaatgcctttttaaaatatgtttcttgGGTCTGGACTTCGTCTGGATGAAATTTTGTTGGATGGTTTGATTGCTTGGCATGAATATACACTCTATGTCCATATCAAGGCCACACAATACTTTGCAAAGCTATTAAGATGACTCCAtacttaactttttttcaatatgtatCTGTTTAAACAACCATTGATGTGTATTGTTTGACTGATTTTTTATATTCCAAGATAGGATGAAACTATCTAAGGGATCTGGTTTACCGGAGACATCAGTGAGAAACAGGCAGTTTGATGTGGCTTATTTAATTTATGGCCAGCTCCTCTTTTGCTTGGGGGGTATCTCTCTCCAAATGATCTGCATGAGTAACCATATTAGGTATCTAGAGTTCAGATATCTTTAGAATTACTTATTATATTTCTCAATCTAAACAGGATTTTAAGACAGGGGAAGTACATCTGCCAGATGGGTTGCAAGTTCCAACTCAAGTGACCAGCGACCAGGATGGTAACCAGTCTTCAGGATTCATGATGCAGCAGCCTCAGTTCCACAGGACGCAGTCCATCACCAGTGCTGTAGACTACGAACACTTTCACGTGGGCATCGGACAGGTACCACACATGTACTCAGACGTAAACAGTAGTGCTTGGC
This sequence is a window from Anoplopoma fimbria isolate UVic2021 breed Golden Eagle Sablefish chromosome 13, Afim_UVic_2022, whole genome shotgun sequence. Protein-coding genes within it:
- the ddhd2 gene encoding phospholipase DDHD2 isoform X6, whose translation is MPHSPCEKGGPPQAAPNVNTQDLFDNPTKTAENTPEDQAPPAVDEASPSSTSSFEMLATESVPAPYQEVQPHWFFCRRADDNTSWLPFSREDSDKLENACYTVGDGEDEVVIAVDGERYDVHVKERKRYAVYWDQGPTEVRRCTWFYKGDKDTRFMPYSEDFSKSLEEAYMISVTLDEWKRKLDFPNGETVILHNPKLIMQYQPMGLQDEWPSSPSEQNRPQTVKRGVNNISVEIPDGEPEKVDHLVFMVHGIGPACDLRFRSIIQCVNDFRSATLSLLASHYKRAQQDGQVGRVEFLPVNWHSALHGDATGVDEDIQRITLPSISRLRHFTNDTLLDLFFYNSPTYCQTIVDTVASEINKLHTLFKQRHSEFNGAVSVVGHSLGSLILFDLLTNQRTGSEAREGVPSGEPLHLNSDTLQQALTRLGLQQYLDTLQAENLDLESLALCQDDDLKDLGIPLGPRKKILNYVRKKWLPEDFKTGEVHLPDGLQVPTQVTSDQDGNQSSGFMMQQPQFHRTQSITSAVDYEHFHVGIGQVSIDYPQLAFHPQTFFAFGSPIGMFLTVRGLKHIDPNYTFPTCKSFYNIYHPYDPVAYRLEPMIVTEVDLEPMLIPHHKGRKRMHLELKDSFTRMSMDLKNNVLGSLRTAWMSFSRLPVAALPPVDEGDTTLERDLQETQGVCEEAEPSVSAEQTEQPEIKVGMLNGGRRIDYVLQEKPIESFNEYLFAIQSHLCYWESEDTALLLLKEIYDKLGVAIEQSQ
- the ddhd2 gene encoding phospholipase DDHD2 isoform X7 codes for the protein MLATESVPAPYQEVQPHWFFCRRADDNTSWLPFSREDSDKLENACYTVGDGEDEVVIAVDGERYDVHVKERKRYAVYWDQGPTEVRRCTWFYKGDKDTRFMPYSEDFSKSLEEAYMISVTLDEWKRKLDFPNGETVILHNPKLIMQYQPMGLQDEWPSSPSEQNRPQTVKRGVNNISVEIPDGEPEKVDHLVFMVHGIGPACDLRFRSIIQCVNDFRSATLSLLASHYKRAQQDGQVGRVEFLPVNWHSALHGDATGVDEDIQRITLPSISRLRHFTNDTLLDLFFYNSPTYCQTIVDTVASEINKLHTLFKQRHSEFNGAVSVVGHSLGSLILFDLLTNQRTGSEAREGVPSGEPLHLNSDTLQQALTRLGLQQYLDTLQAENLDLESLALCQDDDLKDLGIPLGPRKKILNYVRKKWLPEDFKTGEVHLPDGLQVPTQVTSDQDGNQSSGFMMQQPQFHRTQSITSAVDYEHFHVGIGQTNGGIAKGQVSIDYPQLAFHPQTFFAFGSPIGMFLTVRGLKHIDPNYTFPTCKSFYNIYHPYDPVAYRLEPMIVTEVDLEPMLIPHHKGRKRMHLELKDSFTRMSMDLKNNVLGSLRTAWMSFSRLPVAALPPVDEGDTTLERDLQETQASAAVTSSAKVEEKSADFWTKILEWPRALHKHYFQGVCEEAEPSVSAEQTEQPEIKVGMLNGGRRIDYVLQEKPIESFNEYLFAIQSHLCYWESEDTALLLLKEIYDKLGVAIEQSQ
- the ddhd2 gene encoding phospholipase DDHD2 isoform X5 — translated: MPHSPCEKGGPPQAAPNVNTQDLFDNPTKTAENTPEDQVKAPPAVDEASPSSTSSFEMLATESVPAPYQEVQPHWFFCRRADDNTSWLPFSREDSDKLENACYTVGDGEDEVVIAVDGERYDVHVKERKRYAVYWDQGPTEVRRCTWFYKGDKDTRFMPYSEDFSKSLEEAYMISVTLDEWKRKLDFPNGETVILHNPKLIMQYQPMGLQDEWPSSPSEQNRPQTVKRGVNNISVEIPDGEPEKVDHLVFMVHGIGPACDLRFRSIIQCVNDFRSATLSLLASHYKRAQQDGQVGRVEFLPVNWHSALHGDATGVDEDIQRITLPSISRLRHFTNDTLLDLFFYNSPTYCQTIVDTVASEINKLHTLFKQRHSEFNGAVSVVGHSLGSLILFDLLTNQRTGSEAREGVPSGEPLHLNSDTLQQALTRLGLQQYLDTLQAENLDLESLALCQDDDLKDLGIPLGPRKKILNYVRKKWLPEDFKTGEVHLPDGLQVPTQVTSDQDGNQSSGFMMQQPQFHRTQSITSAVDYEHFHVGIGQTNGGIAKGQVSIDYPQLAFHPQTFFAFGSPIGMFLTVRGLKHIDPNYTFPTCKSFYNIYHPYDPVAYRLEPMIVTEVDLEPMLIPHHKGRKRMHLELKDSFTRMSMDLKNNVLGSLRTAWMSFSRLPVAALPPVDEGDTTLERDLQETQGVCEEAEPSVSAEQTEQPEIKVGMLNGGRRIDYVLQEKPIESFNEYLFAIQSHLCYWESEDTALLLLKEIYDKLGVAIEQSQ
- the ddhd2 gene encoding phospholipase DDHD2 isoform X1, whose translation is MPHSPCEKGGPPQAAPNVNTQDLFDNPTKTAENTPEDQVKAPPAVDEASPSSTSSFEMLATESVPAPYQEVQPHWFFCRRADDNTSWLPFSREDSDKLENACYTVGDGEDEVVIAVDGERYDVHVKERKRYAVYWDQGPTEVRRCTWFYKGDKDTRFMPYSEDFSKSLEEAYMISVTLDEWKRKLDFPNGETVILHNPKLIMQYQPMGLQDEWPSSPSEQNRPQTVKRGVNNISVEIPDGEPEKVDHLVFMVHGIGPACDLRFRSIIQCVNDFRSATLSLLASHYKRAQQDGQVGRVEFLPVNWHSALHGDATGVDEDIQRITLPSISRLRHFTNDTLLDLFFYNSPTYCQTIVDTVASEINKLHTLFKQRHSEFNGAVSVVGHSLGSLILFDLLTNQRTGSEAREGVPSGEPLHLNSDTLQQALTRLGLQQYLDTLQAENLDLESLALCQDDDLKDLGIPLGPRKKILNYVRKKWLPEDFKTGEVHLPDGLQVPTQVTSDQDGNQSSGFMMQQPQFHRTQSITSAVDYEHFHVGIGQTNGGIAKGQVSIDYPQLAFHPQTFFAFGSPIGMFLTVRGLKHIDPNYTFPTCKSFYNIYHPYDPVAYRLEPMIVTEVDLEPMLIPHHKGRKRMHLELKDSFTRMSMDLKNNVLGSLRTAWMSFSRLPVAALPPVDEGDTTLERDLQETQASAAVTSSAKVEEKSADFWTKILEWPRALHKHYFQGVCEEAEPSVSAEQTEQPEIKVGMLNGGRRIDYVLQEKPIESFNEYLFAIQSHLCYWESEDTALLLLKEIYDKLGVAIEQSQ
- the ddhd2 gene encoding phospholipase DDHD2 isoform X3, with the protein product MPHSPCEKGGPPQAAPNVNTQDLFDNPTKTAENTPEDQVKAPPAVDEASPSSTSSFEMLATESVPAPYQEVQPHWFFCRRADDNTSWLPFSREDSDKLENACYTVGDGEDEVVIAVDGERYDVHVKERKRYAVYWDQGPTEVRRCTWFYKGDKDTRFMPYSEDFSKSLEEAYMISVTLDEWKRKLDFPNGETVILHNPKLIMQYQPMGLQDEWPSSPSEQNRPQTVKRGVNNISVEIPDGEPEKVDHLVFMVHGIGPACDLRFRSIIQCVNDFRSATLSLLASHYKRAQQDGQVGRVEFLPVNWHSALHGDATGVDEDIQRITLPSISRLRHFTNDTLLDLFFYNSPTYCQTIVDTVASEINKLHTLFKQRHSEFNGAVSVVGHSLGSLILFDLLTNQRTGSEAREGVPSGEPLHLNSDTLQQALTRLGLQQYLDTLQAENLDLESLALCQDDDLKDLGIPLGPRKKILNYVRKKWLPEDFKTGEVHLPDGLQVPTQVTSDQDGNQSSGFMMQQPQFHRTQSITSAVDYEHFHVGIGQVSIDYPQLAFHPQTFFAFGSPIGMFLTVRGLKHIDPNYTFPTCKSFYNIYHPYDPVAYRLEPMIVTEVDLEPMLIPHHKGRKRMHLELKDSFTRMSMDLKNNVLGSLRTAWMSFSRLPVAALPPVDEGDTTLERDLQETQASAAVTSSAKVEEKSADFWTKILEWPRALHKHYFQGVCEEAEPSVSAEQTEQPEIKVGMLNGGRRIDYVLQEKPIESFNEYLFAIQSHLCYWESEDTALLLLKEIYDKLGVAIEQSQ
- the ddhd2 gene encoding phospholipase DDHD2 isoform X2 gives rise to the protein MPHSPCEKGGPPQAAPNVNTQDLFDNPTKTAENTPEDQAPPAVDEASPSSTSSFEMLATESVPAPYQEVQPHWFFCRRADDNTSWLPFSREDSDKLENACYTVGDGEDEVVIAVDGERYDVHVKERKRYAVYWDQGPTEVRRCTWFYKGDKDTRFMPYSEDFSKSLEEAYMISVTLDEWKRKLDFPNGETVILHNPKLIMQYQPMGLQDEWPSSPSEQNRPQTVKRGVNNISVEIPDGEPEKVDHLVFMVHGIGPACDLRFRSIIQCVNDFRSATLSLLASHYKRAQQDGQVGRVEFLPVNWHSALHGDATGVDEDIQRITLPSISRLRHFTNDTLLDLFFYNSPTYCQTIVDTVASEINKLHTLFKQRHSEFNGAVSVVGHSLGSLILFDLLTNQRTGSEAREGVPSGEPLHLNSDTLQQALTRLGLQQYLDTLQAENLDLESLALCQDDDLKDLGIPLGPRKKILNYVRKKWLPEDFKTGEVHLPDGLQVPTQVTSDQDGNQSSGFMMQQPQFHRTQSITSAVDYEHFHVGIGQTNGGIAKGQVSIDYPQLAFHPQTFFAFGSPIGMFLTVRGLKHIDPNYTFPTCKSFYNIYHPYDPVAYRLEPMIVTEVDLEPMLIPHHKGRKRMHLELKDSFTRMSMDLKNNVLGSLRTAWMSFSRLPVAALPPVDEGDTTLERDLQETQASAAVTSSAKVEEKSADFWTKILEWPRALHKHYFQGVCEEAEPSVSAEQTEQPEIKVGMLNGGRRIDYVLQEKPIESFNEYLFAIQSHLCYWESEDTALLLLKEIYDKLGVAIEQSQ
- the ddhd2 gene encoding phospholipase DDHD2 isoform X4; this encodes MPHSPCEKGGPPQAAPNVNTQDLFDNPTKTAENTPEDQAPPAVDEASPSSTSSFEMLATESVPAPYQEVQPHWFFCRRADDNTSWLPFSREDSDKLENACYTVGDGEDEVVIAVDGERYDVHVKERKRYAVYWDQGPTEVRRCTWFYKGDKDTRFMPYSEDFSKSLEEAYMISVTLDEWKRKLDFPNGETVILHNPKLIMQYQPMGLQDEWPSSPSEQNRPQTVKRGVNNISVEIPDGEPEKVDHLVFMVHGIGPACDLRFRSIIQCVNDFRSATLSLLASHYKRAQQDGQVGRVEFLPVNWHSALHGDATGVDEDIQRITLPSISRLRHFTNDTLLDLFFYNSPTYCQTIVDTVASEINKLHTLFKQRHSEFNGAVSVVGHSLGSLILFDLLTNQRTGSEAREGVPSGEPLHLNSDTLQQALTRLGLQQYLDTLQAENLDLESLALCQDDDLKDLGIPLGPRKKILNYVRKKWLPEDFKTGEVHLPDGLQVPTQVTSDQDGNQSSGFMMQQPQFHRTQSITSAVDYEHFHVGIGQVSIDYPQLAFHPQTFFAFGSPIGMFLTVRGLKHIDPNYTFPTCKSFYNIYHPYDPVAYRLEPMIVTEVDLEPMLIPHHKGRKRMHLELKDSFTRMSMDLKNNVLGSLRTAWMSFSRLPVAALPPVDEGDTTLERDLQETQASAAVTSSAKVEEKSADFWTKILEWPRALHKHYFQGVCEEAEPSVSAEQTEQPEIKVGMLNGGRRIDYVLQEKPIESFNEYLFAIQSHLCYWESEDTALLLLKEIYDKLGVAIEQSQ